The genomic interval AACAAACTTGGAGTTTATAAACACCAACACGACTAATATTGGGCCGGAAGCTTTTGCAGGCTTGGTTAACCTCACGCACATTGAGATCTCCAGCAATCCACTTACATCAATCCCATCTGGAGTCTTTAAAGACCTCCGTAACTTAGTGAAAATTTCACTGAGACTTAACAAACTGCGTCGTCTGGACAAAGGCTTATTTGacggcttaaaaaaaacacaggaactcATGCTACATGGGAACCAGATCCAAACTATTGAAGACGGGACTTTTGATGATCTTGAGGACCTTACACTCCTCCATTTAGCTAAAAACAATCTCTCTGCCGTGCCTGCCAAATGGTTTTCAAAGTTGAACAAACTGCTGACATTGCGGCTCCACGAGAATCAGCTCACCACCATTCCTGAAGACATTTTTCTGAATTTGCCAAATTTGACGGAAATTAACTTGAGTGGAAACAAAATTGCAGAATTGTCACCAAATTTATTTCCACATAAAGACAAACTAATTAAGCTGCAATTAGATAATAATCTCCTGATTAGTTTACCTGAAGGTTTTTTCAATGACTTCAGGCAGCTTAAAACACTGACACTACAAAAGAATAAACTGATTCATCTGCCGTCTGTGCTTTTTGGAAAACTGCCCAAACTGACTGACTTAAGTTTCAGCCAAAACAAGCTAAGCTCCCTTCCTGAAGGAATAGTAAGCCCTCTGGAGAAACTCAAGAAGCTGGATCTGTCAAAAAATGAATTTGCCACTTTGCATTCTAAATATTTCGAAGGCGCTGAGAAGCTCATGGAGCTGAATCTACTGAACAACAAGATTGATTCGCTGGATGAAGATGTGTTTGAAAAGCTACAATTGCTGACAACGCTAAAACTAGCTCATAACAACCTGCAGACACTTCCTGGAGATATTTTCAAGCCTTTGACCAAACTAAAGAGACTTTATCTCAAGGACAACCCCTGGCGCTGTGACTGTAATCTGATTGATCTGCACAACTGGATGAAGCAAAACTCGGACAAGATTTTAGATTCTGTACTGTGTGATTATCCAACAGATCTAAAAGGACAGGAGGTCAGATCATTGACAGAGGATCAGTTTATTTGCCTCACCACTGTTGTTCCTCTAaccacaaccatcacaacaacTCCCTTGACTACAACATCACTCCCAACAACTTATCCAACGACCACCATCCTTACCACTACAACACCTCTTCCTACAACACCAACCACTGTTTTGCCAACCAGCACTTCATCCCTTATAACCACAGCTGCAACCACCACAACGCCCACAACTACAGAAACGACCACCATCCCAACTACAACGACACCTACGACTCCAAACACCACTACACCAcctacaaccaccaccaccacaatgaCT from Labrus mixtus chromosome 3, fLabMix1.1, whole genome shotgun sequence carries:
- the LOC132964146 gene encoding leucine-rich repeat-containing protein 15, with the protein product MLRGEIVVLFLSLLFETSSTQNSQMTKANREVFGRETKEIPKVLRPGVTEFFFVESQITTIPNEAFAELPFLTNLEFINTNTTNIGPEAFAGLVNLTHIEISSNPLTSIPSGVFKDLRNLVKISLRLNKLRRLDKGLFDGLKKTQELMLHGNQIQTIEDGTFDDLEDLTLLHLAKNNLSAVPAKWFSKLNKLLTLRLHENQLTTIPEDIFLNLPNLTEINLSGNKIAELSPNLFPHKDKLIKLQLDNNLLISLPEGFFNDFRQLKTLTLQKNKLIHLPSVLFGKLPKLTDLSFSQNKLSSLPEGIVSPLEKLKKLDLSKNEFATLHSKYFEGAEKLMELNLLNNKIDSLDEDVFEKLQLLTTLKLAHNNLQTLPGDIFKPLTKLKRLYLKDNPWRCDCNLIDLHNWMKQNSDKILDSVLCDYPTDLKGQEVRSLTEDQFICLTTVVPLTTTITTTPLTTTSLPTTYPTTTILTTTTPLPTTPTTVLPTSTSSLITTAATTTTPTTTETTTIPTTTTPTTPNTTTPPTTTTTTMTTTHRTTELTTTSMTTTPLPTAPITTTPPTTTTTLTTTETTTTMPTTTTPLPTTPTTTKPPTTTTATTTTLTTTETTTTMPTTTTPLPTTPTTTKPPTTTTAMTTTHRTTELSTTAMTTTTTLPTTPTTTTPPTTAPPFTTKPTTAILTTTTTPATTLPASTTTTPVYTTTLATTTTTIPTTTIMLITTASTTIILTTTVAPTTTSPTTTYTTIMTTASASTLAITKTLLFTTMSVPTTLTTTRPTSSKTSTTIPSTTQPTTGQTMTPPQQTSPVFPCLMDPSTQEPSPSLTSPYKNKSQRCKSQMMFYTTLLVMEVIFTLVLAKFTLSLFHLLQSRERMYHRVKLTRFSYRREVILRPLREAETHRL